From the Lathyrus oleraceus cultivar Zhongwan6 chromosome 4, CAAS_Psat_ZW6_1.0, whole genome shotgun sequence genome, one window contains:
- the LOC127138470 gene encoding uncharacterized protein LOC127138470, protein MEVTTVRSFGFSITHSFPPRRKFHPTLAKKKDNESQQQQPPFSSLRISNSNLARAAIGVFGLGFIDAGYSGDWSRIGVITPQNEEFLRLAAFLVVPICVLFVFRVAKEPDY, encoded by the exons ATGGAAGTCACAACAGTAAGGAGCTTCGGTTTCAGTATCACTCATTCTTTTCCACCGAGAAGGAAGTTTCATCCAACATTGGCTAAAaagaaagataacgagtctcaacaacaacaaccaccttTTTCATCATTGAGGATTTCGAACTCCAATCTTGCTCGCGCTGCCATTGGAGTGTTTGGATTAGGGTTCATTGATGCAGG GTATAGTGGAGACTGGTCAAGGATTGGAGTAATTACACCGCAGAATGAGGAATTTCTAAGGCTTGCAGCTTTTCTAGTGGTTCCCATTTGTGTTCTTTTTGTTTTTAGGGTTGCCAAAGAACCTGATTATTGA